One window of the Aquila chrysaetos chrysaetos chromosome 8, bAquChr1.4, whole genome shotgun sequence genome contains the following:
- the LOC115344872 gene encoding venom phosphodiesterase 1 isoform X1, whose translation MQHTDSQEADLGNMELQDDIIKHQRGHLDEVSLKPTEYVKRKTLLKYKAICAVLLCALVVVSLGLGLGLGLNRGDQEQVSCRHKCNEPHRKEMPGCRCDSSCKERRDCCWDYEDTCVEPTRSWRCTNFRCGETRIPGSYCSCSDDCLQKKDCCVNYNSICKGETPWVEEPCISLETPQCPAGFDLPPLILFSMDGFRAEYLQTWNSLLPNIEKLKTCGTHSKYMRAVYPTKTFPNHYTIVTGLYPESHGIIDNSMYDVDLNEHFSLSGTEKFKPSWWKGQPVWLTAMYQNLKAGTLFWPGSDVPINGTYPTLYNVYNSSVTYEQRISGVLKWLDYSKSERPDFYTLYIEEPDSSGHSFGPVSGGVIKALQLADQALGMLMDGLKQRNLHKCVNLIVLADHGMDMTYCKQLEYMTKYFKQIDFYIYAGPAARIRARNVPRDYFTFDSEGIVKNLTCKRSPQHFKPYLTPDLPKRLHYANNIRIDKVHLLVDRQWLAVRNANYTNCDRGNHGYNNEFKSMEAIFLAYGPSFKEKTEVDAFENIEVYNLMCDLLHITPAPNNGTHGSLNHLLKKPFYNPSHAKENSSPSSCPVSHLTPIDDLGCTCKHISNVSVLNERLNLTTEEIKKANSYHLPYGRPKVLQKKNVYCLLSHHQYVSGYSYDIWMPLWTAYTVNKPENTSPLPPTVSDCLRADVRIPVARSQNCSNYPEGLTFIRSFLYPPNFNSSALEQYDALLTSNIVPMYRAFRDIWDYFHNVLLQEYARERNGVNVISGPVFDYNYDGHFDTFDEIKRHVNNTEIPVPTHYFVVLTSCKNKYYTPLNCSGSLDALSFIIPHRPDNTESCAENKTLSEWVEERVQAHSARVRDVELLTGLDFYQERKEPISEILQLKTFLPIFDTEIN comes from the exons TCAGCTGCAGACACAAGTGCAATGAGCCGCACAGGAAGGAGATGCCTGGCTGCCGGTGCGACAGCAGCTGCAAGGAGCGTCGGGACTGCTGCTGGGACTACGAGGACACCTGCGTGGAGCCAA CCCGATCTTGGAGGTGCACTAATTTCCGCTGTGGTGAGACACGGATACCTGGAAGTTACTGTTCTTGTTCTGATGactgtttgcagaaaaaagaCTGCTGTGTAAACTACAACAGCATTTGCAAAG GTGAAACACCTTGGGTAGAAGAACCATGTATATCACTTGAAACTCCTCAGTGTCCAGCTGG GTTTGATCTGCCACCACTTATCCTTTTTTCAATGGATGGGTTTAGAGCAGAATACTTGCAGACTTGGAATTCTTTGCTGCCAAACATTGAAAAACTCA AAACATGTGGCACACATTCAAAATACATGAGAGCTGTTTACCCCACAAAAACCTTTCCAAACCACTATACTATTGTCACA ggATTGTATCCAGAATCTCATGGTATTATTGATAACAGCATGTATGATGTAGACTTGAACGAGCATTTCTCGCTTTCGGGGACGGAAAAATTCAAACCTTCATGGTGGAAGGGACAGCCA GTCTGGCTGACAGCAATGTACCAAAATTTGAAAGCAGGCACCTTGTTTTGGCCAGGCTCTGATGTTCCAATTAATGGAACATACCCCACCTTGTACAATGTATACAACAG ttcagttacATATGAACAGAGAATTTCAGGAGTATTGAAATGGCTTGATTATAGCAAGTCTGAGAG GCCTGATTTCTACACTTTATATATTGAAGAACCAGATTCTTCTGGACATTCATTTGGACCAGTTAGTGGTGGT GTAATCAAAGCCTTACAGCTAGCAGATCAAGCACTGGGGATGCTAATGGATGGACTTAAACAAAGAAACCTGCACAAATGTGTAAACCTCATTGTTCTAGCTGATCATG GGATGGACATGACCTACTGCAAACAGTTAGAATATATGACTAAATACTTCAAACAGATCGATTTCTACATATATGCTGGGCCTGCAGCTCGCATTCGAGCAAGAAATGTTCCAAGGGACTATTTTACCT ttgACTCAGAAGGAATTGTTAAAAACCTCACA TGCAAAAGATCCCCTCAGCACTTCAAGCCTTATCTGACACCTGACTTGCCAAAACGATTGCACTATGCTAACAACATTCGTATTGATAAAGTTCATCTTTTGGTGGATCGACAGTGGCTGGCTGTGAG GAATGCAAATTACACGAATTGTGATAGGGGTAACCATGGCTATAACAACGAATTTAAAAGTATGGAG GCTATATTCTTAGCATATGGCCCaagctttaaagagaaaacagaagtggatgcttttgaaaacattgaGGTTTACAACCTTATGTGTG ATTTGCTGCATATTACACCAGCACCAAACAATGGAACACATGGCAGCTTGAATcacctcttaaaaaaacctttttacaATCCTtcacatgcaaaagaaaactcaTCTCCTTCTTCATGTCCAGTTTCCCATCTGACTCCCATAGATGATCTGGGATGCACATGCAAGCAT ATATCAAATGTTTCAGTACTAAATGAGAGGTTAAATCTTACCACAGAAGAAA TAAAGAAGGCAAACTCATATCATTTGCCATATGGGAGACCCAaagttcttcagaagaaaaatgtctacTGCCTACTTTCCCATCATCAGTATGTGAGCGGATACAGCTATGATATCTGGATGCCACTGTGGACGGCATACACTGTGAATAAGCCT gaaaacacatctcctcttcctcccactgTTTCAGACTGTCTGCGGGCTGATGTTAGGATCCCTGTTGCTCGGAGCCAAAATTGTTCCAACTACCCAGAAGGGCTGACCTTCATCCGCAGTTTCCTCTATCCTCCCA ACTTCAATTCATCTGCTCTTGAACAGTATGATGCCTTACTCACCAGCAATATTGTTCCCATGTATAGAGCTTTCAGAG ACATATGGGACTATTTCCATAATGTGCTGCTTCAGGAGTATGCTAGAGAGAGGAATGGAGTAAATGTTATCAGTGGACCGGTGTTTGATTACAATTACGATGGCcattttgatacttttgatgAAATTAAGCG GCACGTAAACAATACAGAAATCCCTGTCCCAACCCATTACTTTGTGGTTCTGACTAGCTGCAAGAACAAGTACTATACTCCACTGAACTGTTCAGGCTCCTTGGATGCTTTGTCTTTTATCATTCCTCATCGACCTGACAACACTGAAAGCTGTGCT GAAAATAAGACACTTTCCGAATGGGTTGAAGAAAGAGTTCAGGCTCATTCTGCACGTGTTCGGGATGTGGAGCTGCTAACTGGGCTTGACTTTtaccaggaaagaaaggaacCCATCTCCGAGATCTTACAGCTAAAGACATTTTTGCCAATATTTGATACTGAAATTAACTGA